The Polyangiaceae bacterium genomic sequence CCGTAGTCCCTCCACGAAAAAGGGGACGTCGGCGACGGTGAAGTACGTCCAGTCGTAGCCGTTGTTCAGAATGAAGCGCCCGTCGTCCGGGTGCCGATCGATCCACGTCGCGAACGCGCGAGCCATCGCCGCATGCTCGACTCGCGCACCGTCGTGCCAGAACGTGCCGCTGGCGTCCAACCGGATGGTGCTCTCGCGGCTGCGCCCCGGAGGCGCAGGCAACCGAAAGAACTCCGGATGCTCGCCAGGCTTCACGCACGCCTCGCGCGTGACAGGGTCCTCGTCAGGTAGCCCCGATGCATGTTGCGGATGGACGGCACGATGTCGAGAGCATAGTCAGCGCTACGGCCCGCGTCACCGCCGCTGGCTTGGCACGACGCGGACGGTGGACCGCAGCGTCGTTCCCGGCGCGTGCCCCTGCCGAGGTCCTTGCACGCGCGAGGGATCCGTCGCACGCTTGTCGCGTACCATGCGTCACTGGATCCCGCTGGTCATCGCAATGCTGGGCGCCTGCGGCGGTTCTGCGGAAAAGGGGCTGTTCGGTGCGTCAGGCGGCACGGGCGGCACCAACAGCGGCGGCGCGAGCGGAGCGACCAGCGGCGGAAGCGCGGGTGTGGGCGCGCAAGATGCGGCGACGGCGGGCGGCGCGGGAACGGACGCGAGCACGACCGGTGGCAGCGCGGGCGAAGGCGGCAGCGCGGGCGGCGCGGGAGCCCCTCAGGAC encodes the following:
- a CDS encoding DUF1285 domain-containing protein, with product MKPGEHPEFFRLPAPPGRSRESTIRLDASGTFWHDGARVEHAAMARAFATWIDRHPDDGRFILNNGYDWTYFTVADVPFFVEGLRLDGEGATLLLSDGSEEPLDAESLSVGQGDAVFVRVKQGRFEARFRPQAQTALMPLLEPGPEGEPEILLGSRRFSIGKRAVPA